From Erigeron canadensis isolate Cc75 chromosome 8, C_canadensis_v1, whole genome shotgun sequence, one genomic window encodes:
- the LOC122611121 gene encoding nicotinate-nucleotide pyrophosphorylase [carboxylating], chloroplastic — translation MFGLSLIAPTTSLTASARGRLVVKMAATPTVNLGKSVESVIVKQPPVHPTYDLKAVIKLALSEDAGDKGDVTCLATIPTDMEVEAYFLAKDDGIIAGIALAEMIFKEVDSTLKVEWFKKDGDNISKGLKFGKVYGRAYSIVVAERVVLNFMQRMSGIATLTKAMADAAHPACILETRKTAPALRLVDKWAVLIGGGQNHRMGLFDMVMIKDNHISIAGGISNALKSVDLYLEKNNLQMGVEVETRTFEEIHEVLKYASENKTLLSRIMLDNMVVPQPDGDVDVSMLKEAVEIINGKFETEASGNVTLETVHKIGQTGVTYISSGALTHSVKAVDISLKIDTELALKVGRRTKRA, via the exons ATGTTTGGGCTATCTTTAATTGCACCCACTACTTCACTTACGGCTTCTGCAAG AGGCAGGCTAGTTGTTAAAATGGCAGCAACCCCAACTGTGAATTTAGGAAAATCGGTAGAGTCGGTTATTGTGAAGCAGCCACCGGTGCACCCTACTTATGATTTAAAGGCTGTTATTAAGTTAGCTCTTTCTGAAGATGCTGGAgataaag GAGATGTGACTTGCTTGGCCACCATACCAACTGACATGGAAGTTGAAGCTTATTTTCTTGCCAAGGATGATGGAATTATTGCAGGAATTGCACTTGCTGAAATGATATTTAAAGAAGTTGATTCTACATTAAAG GTGGAATGGTTTAAGAAGGATGGAGATAATATTAGCAAAGGACTGAAGTTTGGCAAAGTGTATG GAAGGGCATACAGCATCGTTGTAGCCGAAAGGGTCGTGCTCAATTTTATGCAGAGGATGAGTGGCATTGCCACACTCACAAAG GCCATGGCAGATGCTGCTCATCCTGCATGCATTTTGGAAACAAGAAAAACTGCTCCGGCATTGCGTTTGGTGGATAAGTGGGCG GTACTAATCGGTGGGGGCCAGAATCACAGGATGGGTTTATTTGATATGGTAATGATAAAAGACAATCATATCTCCATTGCTGGAGGTATCTCAAATGCCCTCAAATCTGTTGACCTTTATTTAGAGAAAAATAATCTTCAAATGGGAGTTGAG GTGGAGACTAGGACATTTGAAGAAATACACGAGGTCCTAAAATATGCTTCTGAGAACAAAACATTGTTAAGCAGGATAATGTTGGATAATATGGTGGTGCCTCAACCTGATGGTGATGTTGATGTATCCATGCTTAAAGAAGCTGTGGAGATAATTAACGGGAAGTTTGAGACCGAG GCATCTGGAAATGTTACCCTGGAAACGGTACACAAGATTGGACAAACTGGAGTTACATACA
- the LOC122579032 gene encoding uncharacterized protein LOC122579032 gives MVSLTAKMMAGSLPPVTVTGSNAKLPPPTLPLQVKVKESQMLEASEKPSMNVSRRNLALYLTATSFSAVTLLSPKPAEARMSKAEMKKMILEKFKILREKVGLAKPEPETNDKIASPTPSVPENKLPPPSPPIPKNKVHVPPEPSLPRIQNDKKIVVEAAPLP, from the exons ATGGTTTCCTTGACAGCTAAAATGATGGCCGGATCTCTGCCTCCGGTGACAGTGACCGGATCTAATGCGAAGCTGCCTCCACCTACTCTTCCTCTCCAG GTAAAGGTCAAAGAGTCTCAAATGCTAGAAGCATCTGAGAAACCCTCTATGAACGTCTCAAGAAGAAATCTAGCATTGTATTTAACCGCAACGTCTTTCAGTGCTGTCACTCTATTATCACCAAAACCGGCTGAGGCACGTATGAGTAAAGctgaaatgaagaagatgatcttGGAAAAATTCAAGATTCTTAGAGAAAAGGTCGGATTAGCAAAGCCAGAACCCGAAACAAATGATAAGATTGCCTCACCAACTCCATCGGTACCAGAGAACAAACTTCCTCCACCTTCCCCGCCAATACCGAAGAATAAAGTTCACGTTCCACCAGAACCATCACTTCCCAGGATACAGAATGATAAGAAAATTGTGGTGGAAGCCGCCCCACTCCCGTGA
- the LOC122578999 gene encoding formin-like protein 18, giving the protein MSTKFRIMVFLIVAVIATIIPSPIKAKNPRKLDENGEVKCGSCPCGTTCYTSPPPPIPIPSPPPPSPPPPSPPPPKKPSSPKCPPPPHGGGGGGGGGGGGGSGQSPDFSYVTGPPGDLYPVVQSVSAADSNNKRFAVAPASMVVFWLLIGMLAFW; this is encoded by the coding sequence ATGTCTACCAAATTCCGAATCATGGTATTCTTGATCGTCGCAGTAATCGCGACGATCATCCCATCACCTATCAAGGCAAAGAACCCAAGAAAGCTCGATGAAAACGGTGAAGTTAAGTGTGGTAGTTGTCCTTGTGGCACAACTTGCTATACTagtccaccaccaccaataccaataccatcaccaccaccaccatcaccaccaccaccatctccgccACCACCCAAGAAACCATCTAGTCCAAAGtgcccaccaccaccacatggcggcggcggcggcggaggAGGAGGCGGAGGCGGTGGAAGTGGGCAATCGCCAGATTTTAGTTATGTTACTGGTCCACCAGGAGACTTGTATCCAGTTGTGCAAAGTGTATCGGCGGCTGATAGTAATAATAAGAGATTTGCGGTGGCGCCAGCGAGTATGGTGGTGTTTTGGTTATTAATTGGCATGTTGGCTTTTtggtga